A region of the Candidatus Methylomirabilota bacterium genome:
CTACCTCGGCGCGGTGGGCTTTCCCGGCGTGCCCGACCACGTCTCGCTGTGGGGCCTGCTCATCCCCATCCGCCGGGGCTTTCGCCAGTACGTGAACCTCCGCCCCGTCCGCCTGCTCCGCGGGGTACGCTCGCCGCTCCGCGACCGCGGGCCCGCCGACATCGACATGCTCATCGTCCGCGAGAACAACGAGGGCGAGTACTCGGAGATCGGCGGCCGTCTCTACAAGGACACGCCGGAGGAGCTGGCGGTGCAGCAGGCCGTCTTCACGCGACGCGGCTGCGACCGCATCATGCGCTACGCCTTCGAGCGCGCCCGCCAGCGCCGCCGGCACGTCACCTCGGCGACCAAGTCGAACGGCATCATCCACTCCATGCCGTACTGGGACGAGCGCTTCGCGGCCATGGCCAAGCAGTATCCCGACGTGAAGACCGCCCAGTACCACATCGACATCCTCACCGCCCACTTCGTCCAGCACCCCGACTGGTTCGACGTGGTCGTGGCCTCCAACCTGTTCGGCGACATCTTGTCCGACCTCGGCCCTGCCATCGCCGGCTCTATCGGCATCGCGCCCGGCGGCAACGTCAACCCCGAGAAGGAGTACCCGTCGATGTTCGAGCCGGTGCACGGCTCCGCCCCCGACATCGCGGGCAAGGGCATTGCCAACCCCGTGGCCCAGATCTGGACTGGCGCCATGCTGATCGAGCACCTGGGCCACGCCGATGCTGCCGCCGCCATCGTGGCCGCGATCGAGAAGGTGGTGG
Encoded here:
- a CDS encoding tartrate dehydrogenase — translated: MKHRIAVIPGDGIGKEVLPEGMRVLDAAGRRFGFECDWTVFDWSCERFTTTGRMMPEDGLDQLRAFEAIYLGAVGFPGVPDHVSLWGLLIPIRRGFRQYVNLRPVRLLRGVRSPLRDRGPADIDMLIVRENNEGEYSEIGGRLYKDTPEELAVQQAVFTRRGCDRIMRYAFERARQRRRHVTSATKSNGIIHSMPYWDERFAAMAKQYPDVKTAQYHIDILTAHFVQHPDWFDVVVASNLFGDILSDLGPAIAGSIGIAPGGNVNPEKEYPSMFEPVHGSAPDIAGKGIANPVAQIWTGAMLIEHLGHADAAAAIVAAIEKVVEEGRGVTRDLGGKATTREAGEAVAALL